One stretch of Paenibacillus sp. AN1007 DNA includes these proteins:
- a CDS encoding chromate transporter: MLQTWWELFWGFFVANILGYGGGPASIPLMQEEIVNHYHWMTTEQFGDVLAIGNALPGPIATKIAAFVGYHVAGWFGAVIASFATIVPSAAALILLIRLLNKHRTSPKVRGMTLLVQPVIAVLMILLTWEFGQVSTDSIGIWQTLIIAGISLWVMTKTKLHPAILIIIAFAYGALVLSHTM, translated from the coding sequence ATGCTTCAGACATGGTGGGAATTATTTTGGGGATTTTTTGTGGCGAACATCCTCGGATATGGCGGCGGTCCCGCCTCCATTCCATTAATGCAGGAAGAGATTGTGAATCACTACCACTGGATGACAACCGAACAGTTCGGTGACGTGCTGGCCATCGGTAATGCGCTCCCGGGCCCGATTGCCACGAAAATCGCTGCCTTTGTCGGATATCATGTCGCAGGCTGGTTTGGTGCTGTAATCGCCAGCTTTGCAACGATTGTACCGTCAGCGGCCGCACTTATCTTGTTAATTCGTTTGTTAAACAAACACCGGACTTCACCTAAAGTCAGAGGCATGACCCTGCTAGTACAGCCGGTTATTGCAGTGCTCATGATTCTGCTCACATGGGAATTCGGCCAAGTATCTACGGACTCCATCGGGATCTGGCAGACGCTGATTATCGCAGGAATCTCGCTCTGGGTCATGACGAAGACGAAGCTGCATCCGGCTATTCTGATCATTATCGCTTTTGCTTACGGGGCATTGGTGCTGTCGCATACGATGTGA
- a CDS encoding GAF domain-containing protein has translation MHDEVSSAVQEMMSGLCQSTTGDFCGMACVSGSMLRWKYTSGATNERVKRMAMRPGQDLVGTALRTGRTVMLDEQSRGEYTPDRCPLMLAERLVCAIAVPMFKEGRLPSGVLLVGSRTPCTFSPEMVVQTEQTARQLEQYA, from the coding sequence ATGCATGATGAAGTCTCATCTGCCGTTCAGGAGATGATGAGCGGCCTGTGTCAGAGCACCACCGGCGATTTTTGCGGAATGGCCTGTGTGTCTGGATCGATGCTGCGCTGGAAATATACCTCCGGGGCAACCAATGAACGTGTGAAACGGATGGCTATGCGCCCTGGACAAGATCTGGTAGGCACAGCGCTGAGAACGGGACGCACAGTCATGCTGGATGAGCAATCCCGTGGAGAATATACGCCGGATCGCTGCCCGCTTATGCTTGCTGAACGGTTGGTATGTGCGATAGCCGTGCCCATGTTCAAGGAAGGCAGGCTGCCAAGCGGTGTACTGCTTGTAGGAAGCAGAACTCCCTGCACGTTTTCCCCCGAGATGGTTGTCCAAACGGAACAAACTGCCCGGCAGTTGGAGCAGTATGCATGA
- a CDS encoding Ig-like domain-containing protein translates to MLKPRLTKYMVMMLVVMLSISNVGLAAAAEKELSKIVVSKNEMSLEVGESGAVTVTGVYSDNTSANVTISTTWSSNNPSIATAYNGSITAKEEGTATLTASYKGLIQDVQVKVTKKVKALSKDVQSLDLRMGETKDIELTATYSDNTTNAAASTTAAWTTSDEKVATVVNGKVTGQSAGTALITAKLGSQSVTVEVNVEVVKRVDVDKKQVNLLLNKSESVVLTATYPDGTTKDVTNLAEWTSSNEKVADVLKGKITGYSGGSAKITGKYGTKSVSVDVDVDLTSKLSADKQNVFFRLSGTKTTNVVVTASYPNSSDVNVTDQAVWTSSNEKVATVFKGQITAVSTGSATIKAVYNDKMVEIAVDVDTARYLDIKDVNDKLAMSVTGENRTKKLTVNAEYIDASTEDVTSKATWASSNADVVFVSSGGELIAYKSGTATITAAYGGKTVKFTVSVDVADKYEMDKKKAAVAVGGTTTAKVLAMYGETSKDVSENADWSSSSEKIAEVDSKGVITGVATGKATITAKIEGKTLTLLVEVGMASGLEADVNFVVLSAKETQTVILTGTDSDGNTKDVTADATWKSSNARVADVKKGVITGNSSGKANITAEYGSQKITIQVEVDVISRIEASEPAISLKSGDSFDLKVTATLSDGSERDITDKAEWKTSSYKVAQVNKGKVKALNSGKAKITAKYGSKSVTIALDVDTLKYLQTDKVTLTMKTGDKAAVKATATYMDGSEADVSKPALWTSSRIATATVKDGVIQATGKGKATITVSYAGVKTKITVVVEAK, encoded by the coding sequence ATGTTAAAGCCAAGATTGACCAAGTACATGGTGATGATGCTGGTAGTGATGCTGAGTATTTCCAACGTAGGCTTGGCCGCTGCGGCAGAGAAGGAACTGTCCAAAATTGTAGTTTCCAAAAATGAAATGTCGCTCGAAGTCGGCGAATCCGGAGCAGTGACTGTGACGGGGGTATATTCGGATAATACCTCGGCTAACGTGACAATCAGCACAACCTGGAGCAGCAATAATCCTTCGATAGCAACTGCATATAACGGTTCGATTACAGCGAAGGAAGAAGGTACAGCAACCCTTACGGCATCGTACAAGGGACTGATTCAGGACGTTCAAGTTAAAGTAACGAAGAAGGTCAAAGCTCTTTCGAAAGATGTCCAGAGCCTTGATCTGCGTATGGGGGAGACCAAAGACATTGAGCTGACTGCCACTTATAGTGACAACACCACCAATGCAGCAGCCTCCACCACAGCAGCATGGACGACCAGTGATGAGAAGGTTGCTACTGTAGTAAACGGGAAAGTTACCGGTCAGAGCGCAGGAACAGCATTGATTACAGCGAAGCTGGGCAGTCAGAGCGTGACGGTAGAAGTCAATGTTGAAGTGGTCAAACGTGTAGATGTGGACAAAAAGCAGGTGAACCTGCTTCTCAATAAAAGTGAGAGTGTGGTATTGACGGCCACTTATCCGGATGGGACTACGAAGGATGTTACCAATCTGGCGGAATGGACATCCAGCAATGAGAAGGTTGCAGATGTGCTGAAGGGTAAAATTACAGGTTACTCCGGAGGGTCTGCCAAAATCACAGGGAAATACGGTACCAAGTCGGTATCGGTAGACGTGGATGTGGATCTGACCAGCAAGCTGAGTGCAGACAAACAGAATGTTTTCTTCCGCTTGAGCGGAACTAAAACGACTAATGTTGTGGTTACGGCTTCCTATCCAAACAGCAGTGATGTGAACGTAACCGATCAGGCAGTATGGACGTCCAGCAATGAGAAGGTGGCAACCGTGTTCAAAGGTCAAATTACAGCAGTGAGCACGGGATCAGCCACAATCAAGGCCGTCTATAACGACAAAATGGTGGAAATTGCTGTGGATGTAGATACAGCGAGATATCTGGATATCAAAGATGTGAACGACAAGCTTGCCATGAGTGTTACTGGGGAAAACAGAACGAAAAAATTGACTGTAAATGCAGAATACATTGATGCGAGCACAGAAGATGTGACGTCCAAAGCGACGTGGGCTTCCAGCAACGCAGATGTTGTATTTGTATCCAGCGGCGGTGAATTGATCGCTTATAAATCAGGTACAGCTACCATTACCGCAGCATACGGCGGCAAAACAGTGAAATTCACAGTAAGCGTAGATGTTGCTGATAAATATGAGATGGACAAGAAGAAAGCAGCCGTCGCTGTAGGCGGAACGACTACTGCCAAAGTGCTTGCAATGTATGGCGAAACTTCTAAGGACGTTTCTGAAAATGCAGACTGGAGCAGCAGCAGTGAGAAAATCGCTGAGGTAGACAGCAAAGGGGTTATTACAGGGGTAGCGACAGGAAAAGCAACGATTACGGCCAAAATTGAAGGTAAAACGTTGACTCTCTTGGTTGAGGTTGGTATGGCGAGCGGTCTTGAGGCGGATGTCAACTTTGTCGTGCTTTCGGCCAAAGAAACCCAAACCGTTATCCTTACAGGTACGGATAGTGATGGTAACACGAAAGACGTTACAGCAGATGCCACCTGGAAATCCAGTAATGCCCGCGTAGCGGATGTGAAAAAAGGCGTAATTACAGGAAACAGCAGTGGTAAAGCGAATATCACAGCCGAATATGGTTCCCAAAAAATTACGATTCAGGTTGAAGTCGATGTCATCTCCCGGATCGAAGCATCCGAGCCGGCCATTTCCCTGAAATCGGGTGATTCCTTTGATCTGAAAGTAACGGCGACTTTGAGTGATGGCAGCGAACGGGATATTACGGACAAAGCAGAATGGAAAACAAGCAGTTACAAAGTGGCTCAAGTGAATAAAGGCAAAGTGAAAGCTTTGAACTCAGGAAAAGCCAAAATCACAGCAAAGTATGGCAGTAAAAGCGTTACGATTGCACTGGATGTAGATACCCTGAAGTATTTGCAGACAGACAAAGTTACATTGACCATGAAAACGGGAGACAAGGCAGCGGTTAAAGCTACCGCAACATATATGGATGGAAGCGAGGCCGATGTATCCAAGCCCGCTCTCTGGACATCCTCTCGGATCGCAACAGCTACTGTAAAAGATGGTGTGATTCAAGCAACTGGTAAAGGTAAAGCAACGATTACGGTCTCCTATGCAGGAGTAAAAACGAAGATCACCGTAGTGGTTGAAGCCAAGTAA
- a CDS encoding copper amine oxidase N-terminal domain-containing protein encodes MRKKILLSVLTTVAVMSGVLGSAYAAGMIKLNVNGTQLQTDAAPKMVNNRVMVPISFVSKALGASVSWNDKTQTVSIHTTGIPYENVWDENMKDIGPFELARINNTIQVFLAGMDTGIEDLLKKSTFNMDVDRLKQEHFSMGPTMLSTKILDMKTIKKNINGQRPEYLVRVGIQAGGDELRVEYWDLTVLFTPAVDDGKTISTGGKMEYVVTKREVVKTVPVRVQRVFPGFTLEESNEMHPL; translated from the coding sequence ATGAGGAAAAAGATTTTATTATCCGTCTTAACTACGGTTGCGGTAATGTCAGGTGTGCTGGGTTCAGCATATGCAGCCGGAATGATCAAATTGAATGTGAACGGAACCCAGTTGCAAACGGATGCAGCTCCAAAAATGGTTAATAACCGTGTCATGGTTCCAATTAGTTTTGTGTCGAAAGCGCTGGGTGCATCGGTCTCGTGGAACGATAAAACCCAAACGGTTTCAATTCATACCACAGGTATCCCTTACGAAAATGTGTGGGATGAAAACATGAAAGACATCGGGCCTTTTGAGTTAGCCCGTATAAATAATACAATCCAAGTTTTCTTGGCTGGGATGGATACGGGGATTGAAGATCTTTTAAAGAAATCGACGTTCAATATGGATGTAGATCGATTGAAGCAAGAGCACTTCTCTATGGGGCCAACGATGTTATCCACCAAGATTTTGGATATGAAGACAATTAAAAAAAATATAAATGGTCAGAGGCCTGAGTATTTAGTTAGAGTAGGCATTCAGGCAGGAGGAGATGAATTGAGAGTAGAATATTGGGATCTAACTGTTCTATTTACTCCAGCGGTTGATGATGGAAAAACCATTTCAACTGGAGGAAAGATGGAGTATGTAGTTACTAAACGGGAAGTTGTGAAGACTGTTCCAGTACGTGTGCAGCGTGTTTTCCCTGGATTCACGTTAGAAGAGTCAAACGAGATGCATCCTTTATAG
- a CDS encoding chromate transporter, whose product MSWKDYNGLVIGMVRTGILGYGGGPSVIPLIRYEAVTRYKWVSDDEFGEILAIANALPGPIATKMAAYLGYKTKGVLGAIVSVLAHILPTSIAIIALLGSMYALRESKIVAGMVAAVRPVIFVMLGMMAYEFAMKAWKGLGKWFAILFGLIAFAALQLLNIHPGIVITIFLAYGFFHFGLVQRLKSKGSSDKEVS is encoded by the coding sequence ATGAGTTGGAAAGATTACAACGGTCTCGTGATCGGCATGGTACGAACCGGAATTCTCGGATACGGCGGCGGTCCCTCGGTTATTCCGCTCATCCGTTATGAGGCCGTCACTCGTTACAAATGGGTTAGCGATGATGAATTCGGCGAGATTCTGGCCATTGCCAACGCCCTGCCGGGGCCTATTGCAACCAAGATGGCTGCTTATCTCGGGTATAAAACGAAAGGTGTACTGGGCGCTATTGTGTCCGTACTCGCTCATATTTTGCCGACCAGCATAGCGATTATTGCTCTGCTCGGTTCAATGTACGCCCTGCGCGAATCCAAGATTGTCGCAGGGATGGTTGCTGCCGTACGGCCTGTCATTTTTGTAATGCTCGGCATGATGGCCTATGAATTTGCGATGAAAGCCTGGAAAGGGCTGGGTAAGTGGTTTGCCATATTATTCGGTTTGATTGCGTTTGCCGCACTGCAGCTGCTGAATATTCATCCCGGAATAGTCATTACGATTTTTCTTGCCTATGGCTTCTTCCATTTTGGTCTGGTGCAGCGTTTAAAATCCAAAGGCAGCTCCGACAAGGAGGTGTCCTAG
- a CDS encoding response regulator transcription factor yields the protein MIRLLVVDDHVVVRSGLIALLEGKNDIHIVGDAADGDEAIAKAQELKPDVVLMDFSMPPGKDGLTATAELKKLMPNISILILTMHDDEEYLFRAIHAGASGYILKSAPHEELLAAIRSVADGSAYLYPSATKRLMSEYLDKAKQENAGPYDTLSDREKEILSWIAKGYANKEIAEHLVISVKTVESHKSNLMEKLGLRTRPELVKFAMKKGLLNFE from the coding sequence GTGATTCGACTGTTAGTCGTAGATGACCATGTAGTTGTACGTTCCGGGTTGATCGCCCTGCTTGAGGGTAAGAACGATATACATATTGTTGGAGATGCAGCCGATGGCGACGAAGCCATTGCCAAAGCACAGGAGCTGAAACCGGATGTGGTTCTGATGGATTTCAGTATGCCTCCGGGCAAGGACGGATTAACCGCTACTGCCGAATTGAAGAAATTAATGCCAAATATATCGATTTTAATACTAACGATGCATGATGATGAGGAATACCTGTTCCGCGCAATCCACGCCGGGGCTTCAGGGTACATTCTCAAGAGTGCGCCCCATGAAGAATTACTCGCTGCCATTCGTTCTGTAGCCGATGGAAGTGCCTACCTCTATCCAAGTGCAACCAAGCGATTAATGAGTGAGTATCTGGACAAAGCCAAACAGGAAAATGCCGGGCCGTATGACACCCTATCGGATCGGGAGAAAGAGATTCTGTCCTGGATCGCCAAAGGATATGCGAATAAGGAAATTGCCGAGCATCTAGTCATCAGCGTCAAAACGGTGGAATCCCACAAAAGTAATCTGATGGAGAAGCTTGGCCTGCGCACCAGACCGGAACTGGTGAAGTTCGCGATGAAAAAGGGGTTGTTAAACTTTGAGTAA
- a CDS encoding glycosyl hydrolase, producing MNTSVSASWVEKAWQQGASRTIQNAKRIKDTFPHTSVQGMYDSNDPEWWTAGFWPGLLWLVHRDAPESEAAAELRRIADSCERQLEDCLRDPDSVDHDLGFIWLLSGIASYRQMGSEEGRRRGMLAANLLAARFHVRGEFIRAWNFSSSTMDTRGVAIIDSMMNLPLLYWASEQSGDPRFRWLAEAHADTVAREFVRADGSICHVVEFDPYTGQKLREHGGQGHAPGSAWARGTAWALHGFALSFRYTGEARYLETAERAADFFLAMLGEDIVPVWDFRAPTEHRAAWDSSAAAIAASGLLELAKLSPRGQIYAAAGERIVRGLYEHFSAGKSAAEEGLIMKGTVHYPEGRGINVPIIYGDYFYMEALAKLRGSEGLF from the coding sequence ATGAATACATCCGTATCGGCATCATGGGTGGAAAAAGCATGGCAGCAAGGGGCGAGCAGGACGATTCAGAATGCGAAACGAATCAAGGATACCTTTCCTCATACTTCGGTGCAGGGGATGTACGACAGCAATGATCCCGAATGGTGGACGGCCGGTTTTTGGCCCGGCCTGTTATGGCTGGTGCACAGAGATGCCCCAGAGAGCGAAGCGGCAGCGGAGCTGCGTCGCATCGCTGACAGCTGTGAGCGGCAGCTCGAAGACTGCCTGCGTGATCCGGATTCGGTGGATCACGATCTGGGCTTCATCTGGCTGCTTAGCGGCATAGCCAGCTATCGCCAGATGGGCAGCGAGGAAGGGCGCCGCCGCGGCATGCTTGCCGCGAACCTGCTCGCTGCCCGCTTTCACGTGCGCGGTGAGTTCATCCGCGCATGGAACTTCAGCTCGTCAACGATGGATACGCGCGGCGTCGCCATCATTGACAGCATGATGAACCTGCCGCTGCTCTACTGGGCATCCGAGCAGAGCGGCGATCCCCGCTTCCGTTGGCTGGCGGAAGCGCATGCGGACACCGTGGCGCGCGAGTTCGTCCGCGCAGACGGGTCCATCTGCCACGTGGTGGAATTTGATCCATACACGGGGCAGAAGCTGCGGGAGCATGGGGGCCAAGGCCATGCTCCCGGGTCCGCCTGGGCGCGGGGTACCGCCTGGGCGCTGCACGGGTTTGCGCTGTCTTTCCGGTATACGGGCGAAGCCCGATATCTGGAGACAGCGGAGCGGGCGGCCGATTTCTTCCTCGCCATGCTTGGCGAAGACATCGTGCCGGTGTGGGATTTCCGCGCGCCTACGGAGCACCGGGCGGCGTGGGACTCGTCCGCTGCAGCAATTGCTGCGAGCGGCCTGTTAGAGCTCGCGAAGCTGTCGCCGCGCGGGCAAATCTATGCTGCCGCGGGAGAGCGTATCGTCCGCGGCTTGTATGAGCACTTCAGCGCCGGTAAATCGGCAGCGGAGGAAGGGCTGATCATGAAGGGAACGGTGCACTACCCCGAAGGGCGGGGAATTAATGTGCCGATTATATACGGCGATTACTTCTATATGGAGGCGCTGGCGAAGCTGCGCGGAAGTGAAGGTTTATTTTAA
- a CDS encoding class I SAM-dependent methyltransferase: MDQPFDYIEYWEQTYRSGETSGRGSYGVLAEFKAEIVNGLIQRENIHRIIEFGCGDGNQLKYMSYDQYLGMDVAASSIKHCASLYADDPSKSFMLYTPGLWINRGFLQADLTVCLDVLYHITDETDFRATLSDVLHASTKWVVIYTRLREEGSSGVQTIQDRNLFHYLFDYPEFKVHEIIRQRYPEQSSADFVILKRSPAK, encoded by the coding sequence GTGGATCAGCCATTTGATTATATTGAATACTGGGAACAGACCTATCGTTCAGGGGAGACTTCGGGCAGAGGTTCGTATGGCGTATTGGCTGAGTTCAAAGCGGAGATTGTTAATGGACTAATACAGCGAGAGAATATTCATCGGATCATTGAATTTGGCTGCGGGGATGGCAACCAGCTGAAATATATGAGTTATGACCAATATCTTGGCATGGATGTAGCGGCCTCCTCTATTAAACACTGCGCGTCGCTGTATGCTGATGATCCTTCCAAAAGCTTCATGCTGTATACACCTGGTCTATGGATTAATCGCGGATTTCTCCAAGCCGACCTGACGGTGTGCCTGGATGTGCTGTATCACATTACGGATGAGACAGACTTCCGCGCTACCCTCAGCGACGTTCTCCACGCTTCAACCAAGTGGGTTGTTATCTACACAAGGCTGAGAGAGGAAGGCAGCTCCGGCGTGCAGACGATACAGGATCGGAACCTGTTTCATTACCTGTTTGATTATCCCGAGTTCAAGGTACACGAGATTATTCGTCAGCGATATCCGGAGCAATCCTCCGCCGATTTCGTGATCCTGAAACGTTCGCCTGCAAAATGA
- a CDS encoding NUDIX domain-containing protein — protein MSFPTHIVSAGGIVEDGKGNILLVKAHDDGWVYPGGITEVGENLIDGVIREIQEESGIIVTVSHLISIVSNTAIHKWYDGETDVPTKVMFDFVCRAAGGELTVSEETSECRWVPKDQVLDWITLPGIRKRYEAYLNFNGSVNYLEYVTAASTELDVKLHRHI, from the coding sequence ATGTCTTTTCCAACACATATCGTATCTGCAGGCGGCATTGTAGAAGATGGGAAGGGGAATATTCTCTTAGTTAAAGCTCATGATGATGGATGGGTGTACCCGGGCGGGATTACAGAAGTTGGGGAGAACCTGATTGATGGTGTGATCCGTGAAATCCAGGAGGAGAGCGGCATCATCGTGACGGTGAGTCATTTAATCAGTATTGTATCGAATACAGCCATTCATAAGTGGTACGACGGTGAGACGGATGTCCCTACAAAAGTCATGTTTGACTTCGTATGCAGAGCTGCAGGAGGAGAATTAACGGTTTCTGAAGAAACGAGCGAGTGCAGGTGGGTGCCTAAGGATCAAGTGCTGGATTGGATCACTCTACCCGGGATTCGGAAGCGTTATGAAGCTTATTTGAACTTTAATGGCTCTGTCAATTATCTGGAGTACGTCACGGCAGCATCGACAGAGCTGGATGTCAAACTCCATAGGCATATCTAG
- a CDS encoding Crp/Fnr family transcriptional regulator has protein sequence MMGTVFVERITQKAERTQTEAGKMTQKTGGILSFVTAEQWNLIEEKMQPKKVKSGYSLFLEGDEAGYLYYIRSGRVKLTKSTEDGKEIILSIQQSGDLIGEFGGIGGLNHSYSAEMAEKGELAIISLTDLESVLSKNGDLALKFLQWMALAQRITQSRFRDLLLYGKAGALASTLIRASNTYGKIIPDGIVLEMKLNHTELAEMIGATRESVTRMLGAWKEQGTLDMMDGKLMIRDMAALRCMCGCPSFPSCPKELCRL, from the coding sequence ATGATGGGTACAGTATTTGTGGAAAGAATCACCCAAAAAGCAGAGCGGACACAGACGGAGGCGGGCAAAATGACACAGAAAACAGGTGGGATTCTGTCTTTTGTTACAGCGGAGCAGTGGAATCTGATTGAAGAGAAAATGCAGCCTAAGAAAGTGAAGTCGGGATACAGTCTCTTTTTGGAAGGTGATGAAGCCGGATATCTGTACTACATTCGTTCGGGACGGGTGAAGCTGACCAAATCGACGGAGGATGGCAAAGAGATTATTCTGTCGATTCAGCAAAGTGGTGATTTGATCGGTGAATTTGGCGGTATTGGCGGACTAAATCACAGTTACAGTGCAGAGATGGCGGAAAAAGGGGAACTGGCCATCATCTCGCTGACGGATCTCGAAAGTGTGCTGAGCAAAAACGGAGACCTGGCGCTGAAATTTCTGCAATGGATGGCGCTCGCACAGCGGATTACCCAGTCGAGATTCCGCGACCTGCTGCTGTACGGCAAAGCAGGTGCACTTGCTTCGACATTGATTCGTGCCAGCAACACGTATGGAAAGATTATTCCAGACGGTATCGTGCTGGAGATGAAGCTGAATCACACTGAACTTGCGGAGATGATCGGAGCAACGCGGGAGAGTGTTACACGTATGCTTGGCGCGTGGAAAGAGCAGGGTACCTTGGACATGATGGACGGTAAGTTAATGATCCGGGATATGGCTGCGCTGCGCTGTATGTGTGGATGCCCTTCGTTCCCGAGCTGTCCGAAGGAACTGTGCCGTTTGTAG
- a CDS encoding PAS domain-containing protein: MSKPRKNRLSGLADQPVQLLLKEIDEHISDNEFRSKLKGSLHQLSDLKFALDESSIVALTNRLGKIQYVNDKFCEISQYTREELIGQDHRIINSGYHGKAFMKTLWNTISAGKVWNGEIRNRAKDGSYYWVNTTIVPFLDNDGEPYQYLAVRSEVTKLKQVEGELQQMMSQVMNIQEEERRRISRELHDGIGQSLFSLVIQMDRLLADQANPGVEALRKQVTTIMEDVRGLAWELRPSVLDDLGVVPAIRTYIENYTRHYGIEVVLECSLRKRLDINKEIAIYRIIQEALTNVAKYADTAEARVTVEDSEDLTLVVIEDQGTGFNEDSAGHGVGLFSMEERARGAGGTLRITSEPGEGTTVTLLLPKTERA; this comes from the coding sequence TTGAGTAAACCGCGCAAAAACAGACTCAGCGGATTAGCCGACCAGCCTGTTCAGCTGCTGCTGAAGGAGATTGACGAGCATATCTCAGACAATGAGTTCCGAAGCAAACTGAAGGGATCACTGCATCAGCTCAGCGACCTGAAATTTGCACTCGATGAATCCTCGATTGTAGCGCTGACGAATCGTCTAGGCAAAATCCAATACGTAAACGATAAATTCTGTGAGATCTCGCAGTATACTCGCGAAGAGCTGATTGGTCAGGACCACCGGATTATCAACTCGGGGTATCACGGTAAAGCCTTTATGAAGACGCTATGGAACACGATTTCTGCTGGCAAGGTGTGGAATGGCGAGATTCGGAATCGCGCCAAAGACGGCAGTTATTACTGGGTGAACACCACGATCGTGCCTTTTCTGGACAATGACGGTGAGCCTTATCAGTATTTGGCCGTGCGCAGCGAGGTGACCAAACTCAAACAAGTTGAAGGCGAGCTGCAGCAGATGATGTCACAAGTGATGAACATTCAGGAAGAGGAACGGCGCCGCATCTCCCGTGAACTCCATGACGGAATCGGACAAAGCCTCTTCTCTCTCGTTATCCAGATGGACCGCCTGCTGGCAGATCAAGCAAATCCGGGTGTGGAAGCGTTACGGAAACAGGTCACCACTATTATGGAGGATGTACGGGGTTTGGCCTGGGAGCTTCGGCCGTCTGTCCTGGACGATCTCGGCGTAGTTCCTGCGATTCGTACCTATATCGAGAACTATACTCGTCACTACGGCATCGAGGTTGTTCTGGAATGCAGCCTGCGCAAGCGGCTCGATATAAACAAGGAGATTGCCATCTATCGTATCATCCAGGAAGCTTTAACGAATGTCGCCAAATATGCTGACACTGCAGAGGCCCGTGTAACGGTTGAAGACAGTGAAGATCTCACGCTCGTTGTTATTGAAGATCAAGGCACCGGATTTAATGAGGACTCAGCGGGCCATGGTGTTGGGTTGTTCAGTATGGAGGAACGTGCACGCGGAGCAGGCGGGACGTTACGCATTACGTCTGAACCCGGTGAAGGCACAACGGTAACCCTTTTACTTCCTAAAACAGAGCGTGCATAG
- a CDS encoding Lrp/AsnC family transcriptional regulator, whose product MSQRRSSKGGEIPQMYNLDEMDRKIIAALHQNSRISYTDLGTQIGLSRVAVQARINALSEKGIIERFTVVINPGKVGLQVSAFFNVDVEPRFLDEVAERLDEEPAVTSLYHMTGPSTLHMHGIFADMEEMEQFLLEKLYQMPGIVKVESQMLLKRYKSRMGMRL is encoded by the coding sequence ATGTCACAGAGGCGTTCCTCCAAAGGCGGAGAAATTCCGCAAATGTATAACCTGGACGAGATGGATCGCAAAATTATTGCCGCCCTCCATCAGAACAGCCGGATATCCTATACAGACCTCGGCACACAGATCGGATTATCACGCGTAGCCGTTCAAGCTCGCATTAATGCATTATCGGAAAAAGGAATTATCGAACGCTTTACCGTTGTCATTAATCCTGGCAAGGTTGGGCTGCAGGTCTCTGCCTTTTTTAATGTCGATGTGGAACCACGCTTCCTGGACGAAGTGGCGGAGAGGCTGGATGAAGAGCCAGCTGTGACCAGCCTCTACCACATGACAGGCCCAAGCACCCTGCATATGCATGGTATTTTTGCAGATATGGAAGAGATGGAGCAGTTTTTGCTGGAGAAGCTCTACCAGATGCCCGGCATCGTCAAGGTGGAATCTCAGATGCTGTTGAAACGATATAAAAGCCGTATGGGCATGAGACTCTAG